From one Candidatus Aminicenantes bacterium genomic stretch:
- a CDS encoding response regulator, producing MSTNKEKPGRQIRLNVLVVDDETNIRKTIAICLEIEGCQVRSVGDFNDAVNEIKQNVFDVAFLDLRLGTKNGLELIPYLQFHSPRAKIVIITAYASIDSAIEAIRMGATDYIPKPFTPAQIKMVIDKISEFGDMQRQIEYLQSSLTA from the coding sequence ATGAGCACAAACAAAGAAAAACCTGGTAGGCAGATCCGGCTTAACGTATTGGTAGTCGATGACGAAACGAACATTCGCAAGACCATCGCCATTTGTCTGGAAATCGAGGGCTGCCAGGTCCGTTCAGTCGGTGATTTTAACGACGCCGTCAACGAGATCAAGCAAAATGTTTTCGATGTGGCCTTTCTTGATCTGCGCTTGGGGACCAAGAACGGCCTTGAACTGATCCCCTACCTGCAATTTCATTCGCCGCGTGCCAAAATAGTCATCATCACCGCCTATGCGTCCATCGACTCGGCCATCGAAGCGATCCGCATGGGGGCGACCGATTACATTCCCAAGCCATTCACGCCGGCCCAGATAAAAATGGTCATCGACAAGATCAGCGAATTCGGGGACATGCAGCGGCAGATTGAATACCTCCAGTCCAGCCTGACGGCAAG